The Microplitis mediator isolate UGA2020A chromosome 4, iyMicMedi2.1, whole genome shotgun sequence nucleotide sequence GCAGTACACAATCTATTTGACACATTtacattattttcaaaatcctgGGCCACATCTAGCTCTTGCTTCAGGACACCATTGAGCATAGTcgcctacaaaaaaaatttcaagttcaAAACcggataataaaatttaattggctgggtaattaaaaaaaaaaaaagtaatttaacaaTCTAGTGACTTACTCGTTTGATTCTTTGTTGCAGGTCTTGCAAATTTTTGTTCATCTGTTCAAATTCTTCAGCAGTGAATTGCGTTGCTTGGATTTTGTCCTCTTCCAGCAGGATGTGCTGAGGTATGGAAACTAATTTATCAACGCAATTCTAAAATATATCaagtaattcatttaattaattaagtaagtaattaattattatttttgctagAGTTAGTCTGGTGACTGGTACgcatgatttaaaataatagacaAATAGTTATATAATATAAACCTTAATTCGAGGTAAATAACTCCTACACTTTCGATAGTAAGCagtcgttaatttttttctatttttctcTAATAACTCAGCATCTTCCCCGACaagttcatatttttttaccaatgcgtcatgaattttttgacatctggTCTCTATTTTTTCTCCTATCAATGAtgttactgtaaattttacaataattatcataaaagtCAAGTccaagatttaaaaaaaaaaatcatgaaaatttgaaatttttttttacagtaaataataaatataagtagtAATTTAAAACAGGAAGTGGGAGAGGgtatttattaacataaaaataatataaattaaaaataaaatgatgatgaaaataatttctatcaatGGACGAGTGTGATTCTAGTCATGTTCAAACACTACATGATACTAGAGCACACGCGTCCAGCGaccgaaatttcaaataataaaaaatctgtaaaaataaaataaataaaaaaaaaaacatcattgTTGTAGAATTCAAGTCTTACGAGTTTTATAAACGCGTCGTGAGTGAAAGCCAAAGAGCTGCATTTCATATTCTTCGCGTTtacgtttttttaattttaaatccatttaaatattttattttatcggtagtttagatttttaaatgattaccCGGcacttgatttttaaataattaaaactttatttaaaatgaatttaattataattaaatatgtagAAGAACGCGGTGATGTCGAACGTTATAACGTGTCATGACAAATGAACATGGCGTCATTTCCCAGTCCCAGAGTTTGCTTGCGTGCCTCTCGGGCGTCCTTCTTTGTCCTTTTCCTTACGTCCATTTTCTGCGCATGtccgtttttaaaaatactctgTCGCTAAAAAAGATGTCGCTGTGCGCAGCCGCTAATCTGATGTTACCTACAGcgggaaattttcaaatcttcatttttttcgtCGTTATCGATATGGTTCAGAATGGGGGCGCTGCAGTCGCGAATTAAAATCTCGAACTGAAAGACGAATTTTATTACAGTCttagtaaatgaaaaaataacgcGACATTTATCTTCTACGAAAGCGcgcgataaaataattaacataaagAATTCCATTGTGctcattatcaataataatatgcaAACAAACTAcggacattaaaaattcacctGGCGTCAGACATACTTCCTTATCAAAATTAAACACTCTCACAATAGTATTATCTGTTTGATCtttacataataaattaacttaaaaaaatatattaagcaTTCTACGAACTCACGCGTTTGGTTTCATGACACTATTAATGAAAATCTAAATAATCTGTTGCACATAATGActcacaataataaaaataaacgtgaTCCTCATTCACCAGttgcataaataaatttttaaatatttattcatcattcaaaaatattaatcaatgTCTTTTCTCAAAGACAGTAAAGTTGGCGGAcgtctgacaatttttaagactttgatgtaataaaataaaatgtttataaaatagaaatgaaaaaatgcaggtttagacaattcaaaaatcggtacatgcatttttttcaaattttgttattttatttttttatagggaatttaaaaattgtcagtaTGCTACATTTACATAAGTGTCAAtgtaatgatactgaagttagcagacaattagtaattttcggatttttttttcaccaaattaattacaaaaaaaaaaaaaaaaaactaaaaaaatacacatgtagacaatttaaaaaactatgggtgcaattttttcaaatattttttttttaatatttatcgtctaaaaaaaaatcaaaaaattattagacgtctgctaactaatttttaaatgaatgaataaaatgtaagtagaataaaaataaaaaaatgcatatttagacaattcaaaaatcagtacatgcatttttttcaaattttattattttatttttttatttggaatttaaaaattgttttagtCTGCTACATTTAAATGAAAGTGAATGTGACTGACAAGtgggaattaaaaatatttttgaataaatgaatgaaatgtaagtagaataaagacaaaaaaatctgtatttagatcaatgaaaaatcagtacgcgcatttttttaaatttcattattttaattaatttattcatttatttcaaatttataaaatgttctCATTTTTTCTCACATACATTTTTTGAGACAgtgaaagttaaaaattagagaacaaaatataaaatgtttattcGTAAAGATTAgcataattttgaaaagaaaggTGAGTTAATTATgtgtatagtaattttattaaatagttaTGTTGGTTGTAATTTAAAGTGAGAGTGT carries:
- the LOC130666395 gene encoding protein MIS12 homolog — encoded protein: MDLKLKKRKREEYEMQLFGFHSRRVYKTLTSLIGEKIETRCQKIHDALVKKYELVGEDAELLEKNRKKLTTAYYRKCRSYLPRIKNCVDKLVSIPQHILLEEDKIQATQFTAEEFEQMNKNLQDLQQRIKRATMLNGVLKQELDVAQDFENNVNVSNRLCTAIENGIQYPEVDEIMTTVVGQLKEIDCEVDEFCINGRHKNNCLGFTAREFNTNDL